One segment of Streptomyces sp. TG1A-8 DNA contains the following:
- a CDS encoding F0F1 ATP synthase subunit epsilon: MAAELHVELVAADRQVWSGEATLVVARTTSGDIGVMPGHQPLLGVLESGPVTIRTSEGGTVVAAVHGGFISFADNKLSLLAEIAELSDEIDVQREQRELERAKAEGDSTAERRADVRLRAATAS, encoded by the coding sequence TTGGCTGCTGAGCTGCACGTCGAGCTGGTCGCCGCCGACCGCCAGGTCTGGTCCGGCGAGGCCACCCTGGTCGTCGCGCGCACCACGTCCGGCGACATCGGCGTCATGCCCGGTCACCAGCCGCTGCTCGGTGTGCTGGAGTCGGGCCCGGTGACCATCCGTACGAGTGAAGGTGGAACGGTCGTCGCCGCGGTGCACGGCGGTTTCATCTCGTTCGCCGACAACAAGCTGTCGCTGCTGGCCGAGATCGCCGAGCTGTCGGACGAGATCGACGTCCAGCGCGAGCAGCGGGAGCTGGAGCGCGCGAAGGCGGAGGGTGACTCCACCGCCGAGCGCCGTGCGGACGTACGACTGCGCGCGGCGACGGCGAGCTGA
- a CDS encoding DUF2550 domain-containing protein, whose translation MVLALTVCGIVVALVVVGLFLFGLRRRLIQRSGGTFDCSLRWDAPGKPDVGGKGWSYGVARYNGDRIEWYRVFSYAPRPRRVLERARIEVAGRRLPEGEEELALLSDAVVLACTHRGTRVELAMSEDALTGFLAWLEAAPPGQRVNVA comes from the coding sequence ATGGTCCTCGCTCTGACTGTGTGCGGGATCGTGGTGGCGCTCGTGGTGGTGGGGCTGTTCCTGTTCGGCCTGCGGCGCAGGCTGATCCAGCGCTCCGGGGGCACCTTCGACTGCTCCCTGCGCTGGGACGCGCCCGGGAAACCGGACGTCGGCGGCAAGGGCTGGAGCTACGGCGTCGCCCGCTACAACGGCGACCGCATCGAGTGGTACCGCGTCTTCTCCTACGCCCCCCGCCCGCGCCGGGTCCTGGAGCGCGCCCGGATCGAGGTGGCCGGCCGCCGGCTGCCCGAGGGCGAGGAGGAACTGGCGCTGCTCTCCGACGCGGTCGTCCTGGCCTGTACCCACCGGGGCACGCGTGTGGAGCTCGCCATGAGCGAAGACGCGCTGACCGGTTTCCTCGCGTGGCTCGAGGCAGCCCCGCCCGGTCAGCGCGTCAACGTCGCTTAG